A window from Gammaproteobacteria bacterium encodes these proteins:
- a CDS encoding ABC-F family ATPase, whose amino-acid sequence MLSTANITMQFGAKPLFENISVRFGAGNRYGLIGANGCGKSTLMKILGGDLEPTSGNVSMDVNERIGKLRQDQFAFEDYTVLDTVIMGHARLWQVKQERDRIYALMEMSAEDGMRVAELEHEFAELDGYTAEARAGELLMGVDIPVEQHVGLMSAVAPGWKLRVLLAQALFADPDILLLDEPTNNLDINTIRWLEDVLNERDSTIIIISHDRHFLNRVCTHMADLDYGELRVYPGNYDEYMTAATLVREQLLSDNAKKKAQITELQSFVSRFSANASKAKQATSRARQIEKIKLEDVKPSSRVSPFLRFEQEKKLYRLALEAKRLCKGFDELPLLRNLNLMVEAGEHVAVIGPNGIGKSTLLRTLVGDLKPDSGTIKWSENVNVGYFAQDHAADFAVDMNLFDWMNQWKKERDDEQLIRGTLGRLLFSQDEINKSVKIISGGEQGRMLFGKLMLQQPNVLIMDEPTNHLDMESIEALNAALENYPGTLIFVSHDREFVSSLATRIIELTPQGVVNFSGSYDDYLHSQGLELESGKPGVAARAN is encoded by the coding sequence ATGCTTTCGACCGCCAACATCACCATGCAGTTCGGGGCCAAGCCCCTGTTTGAAAATATCTCCGTCCGCTTTGGTGCGGGTAACCGCTATGGCTTGATTGGCGCGAACGGCTGTGGCAAGTCGACACTGATGAAAATTCTCGGTGGCGATCTGGAGCCGACCTCAGGCAATGTTTCTATGGACGTCAATGAGCGCATAGGCAAGCTGCGCCAGGACCAGTTCGCGTTTGAAGACTATACAGTGCTCGACACCGTGATCATGGGCCATGCCAGGCTGTGGCAGGTGAAGCAGGAGCGCGACCGTATCTATGCGCTGATGGAAATGAGTGCGGAAGACGGCATGAGGGTGGCCGAGCTTGAACATGAGTTCGCCGAGCTGGACGGCTATACCGCCGAGGCGCGAGCCGGTGAATTGTTGATGGGTGTGGACATTCCGGTAGAGCAACATGTCGGCCTGATGAGTGCGGTAGCGCCAGGCTGGAAACTGCGCGTGTTGCTGGCGCAGGCCCTGTTTGCCGATCCGGACATCCTGCTGCTGGACGAGCCCACCAATAACCTTGATATCAACACCATCCGCTGGCTGGAAGACGTGCTCAACGAGCGCGACAGCACTATCATCATCATCTCGCACGACCGTCACTTTCTGAACCGCGTTTGTACGCACATGGCCGACCTTGACTACGGCGAATTGCGCGTCTATCCGGGCAACTACGATGAGTATATGACTGCTGCCACACTGGTACGTGAACAGCTGTTATCCGACAACGCCAAGAAAAAGGCCCAGATCACCGAGTTGCAGAGCTTCGTCAGTCGCTTCTCCGCCAATGCATCCAAGGCCAAGCAGGCGACCTCGCGTGCCCGGCAGATTGAAAAGATCAAACTGGAAGACGTCAAGCCATCGAGCCGGGTCAGCCCTTTTCTGCGTTTCGAGCAGGAGAAAAAACTTTATCGACTGGCCCTGGAGGCGAAGCGCCTCTGTAAGGGTTTTGATGAATTGCCGTTGCTGCGTAATTTGAATCTGATGGTCGAGGCGGGCGAACACGTCGCCGTGATCGGGCCCAATGGTATCGGCAAGAGCACGCTGCTGCGCACTCTGGTTGGTGATCTGAAACCGGACAGCGGCACGATCAAGTGGTCGGAAAACGTCAATGTTGGCTATTTTGCGCAGGATCATGCGGCCGACTTCGCTGTCGACATGAATCTGTTTGACTGGATGAACCAGTGGAAGAAAGAACGGGATGATGAGCAACTGATCCGGGGCACGCTGGGGCGGTTGCTGTTTTCCCAGGATGAGATCAACAAATCGGTCAAGATCATCTCCGGCGGCGAGCAGGGGCGCATGTTGTTTGGCAAGCTGATGCTGCAGCAGCCCAATGTGCTGATCATGGATGAACCCACCAACCACCTGGACATGGAATCGATTGAGGCGCTCAATGCGGCGCTGGAAAACTACCCGGGCACATTGATTTTTGTCAGTCATGACCGGGAGTTTGTGTCGTCGCTGGCTACGCGTATCATCGAGCTGACGCCGCAGGGCGTAGTAAATTTCAGCGGCAGCTACGATGATTACCTGCATAGCCAGGGTCTGGAGCTGGAATCAGGCAAGCC
- a CDS encoding cold-shock protein: protein MITGTVKWFNDAKGFGFITPDDGSKDVFVHHSAIQGSGFKSLAEGQKVQLDVEQGPKGPSAVNVQPA, encoded by the coding sequence GTGATTACAGGAACAGTGAAGTGGTTCAACGATGCAAAAGGTTTTGGCTTTATCACCCCCGATGACGGCAGCAAGGATGTGTTCGTACATCACTCCGCCATTCAAGGCAGTGGCTTCAAGTCCTTGGCTGAAGGCCAGAAGGTGCAGCTGGATGTTGAGCAGGGCCCCAAGGGTCCGTCGGCCGTAAACGTTCAGCCCGCCTAA
- a CDS encoding PQQ-dependent sugar dehydrogenase produces the protein MTFKAMCWVLCCCAASVAQAATEALTYQEQALVVAGERRVAQVPVGYRLELLTDKLDGPRLLTFAANGDLFIGSKSGKVYRLPPPYTTPTVLVTLSGYPHSVAVRETDILIARTDGLYHAPYMPGQERLAPEALKLLAPLPGGGGHSSRSVAVGPDRRIYLSLGISGNCSDEYLDETYAFKSRRGGILVLQEEPGSVRWQTFASGLRNAVGFAWQPESGVLYASNNGPDHLGYEQPPEYFSRVEAGSFHGMPWYQYDGRRVQRDRCIARDPPRPLAEVVTPVATFPARSAPMGVAFVPPGAMDESLALAAIVALHGSWGTQPSGGFFGDAASRRPPKIVAVRFKAGTVERVDDLVSGFQLPDGERWARPLGVAIGPDGALYFTSDSDAHGLFRLRRM, from the coding sequence GTGACGTTTAAAGCGATGTGTTGGGTGCTGTGCTGCTGTGCCGCGAGTGTGGCGCAGGCGGCGACTGAGGCGCTGACCTATCAGGAGCAGGCGCTGGTTGTTGCGGGTGAGCGCCGGGTGGCGCAGGTGCCTGTCGGTTATCGGCTGGAACTGCTGACAGACAAGCTCGATGGCCCGCGTCTGCTGACGTTTGCCGCCAACGGCGATCTGTTTATCGGTTCCAAGTCAGGGAAAGTGTATCGGCTGCCGCCGCCGTATACGACACCGACGGTGCTGGTGACACTGAGTGGTTACCCGCACAGTGTCGCCGTGCGTGAGACCGACATACTGATTGCGCGTACCGACGGTCTGTATCACGCACCCTACATGCCGGGACAGGAGCGGTTGGCGCCGGAGGCCCTGAAGCTGCTGGCACCGTTGCCAGGTGGCGGTGGGCACAGCAGCCGCAGTGTCGCGGTAGGCCCCGATAGGCGTATCTATCTCAGCCTTGGCATCAGTGGCAATTGCAGCGATGAATATCTGGATGAGACGTATGCGTTCAAGAGTCGCCGGGGTGGCATATTGGTGTTGCAGGAGGAACCCGGTTCGGTACGCTGGCAAACCTTTGCCTCGGGTCTGCGCAATGCCGTGGGGTTCGCCTGGCAGCCAGAGAGCGGTGTGCTGTATGCAAGCAACAACGGCCCCGACCACCTGGGCTATGAGCAGCCGCCGGAGTATTTCAGCCGGGTGGAGGCCGGTTCGTTTCACGGCATGCCCTGGTACCAATACGATGGCCGGCGGGTACAGCGTGATAGGTGTATTGCGCGTGACCCGCCGCGGCCATTGGCGGAGGTGGTGACGCCGGTAGCCACGTTTCCTGCACGTAGCGCGCCGATGGGCGTAGCCTTTGTGCCGCCGGGCGCCATGGATGAGTCGCTGGCGCTGGCCGCCATCGTCGCCCTGCACGGCTCCTGGGGGACGCAGCCCAGCGGCGGGTTTTTCGGTGACGCCGCCAGCCGGCGGCCACCCAAAATCGTGGCGGTACGGTTCAAGGCGGGCACGGTAGAGCGGGTGGATGATCTGGTCAGCGGTTTTCAGTTGCCGGATGGCGAGCGCTGGGCGCGGCCTCTGGGCGTTGCCATCGGGCCTGACGGTGCGCTCTACTTTACCAGTGACAGTGACGCCCATGGCCTGTTTCGGCTGCGGCGAATGTGA